Proteins encoded by one window of Octopus bimaculoides isolate UCB-OBI-ISO-001 chromosome 4, ASM119413v2, whole genome shotgun sequence:
- the LOC106871549 gene encoding acidic mammalian chitinase codes for MKLPVALLLIAGISITQVQGSKKVFCYYSSFTQTRPGVGEFLPENIDPSLCTHVIYAFVDISDDGRNLTPFNWNDITPGTGLYARTLALKRKNPKLKVLLAVGGWIIGSEPFIPMVASSKNRRIWIENVIKYLRKRDSPKGLYTAFESEAEKTGQDKLLLTLATASGSYYINKSYEPHKIINYVDYMLLMTYNYHGQWEKVTGHHSGMWRHHKDPPGEKSELNTMHKSVKHLNTLHNECVVEQARNIVKNNFAGAFVWSLEMDDFSGSCNEGKSPLMNTIRNVLQPYGPSRVEISWGQKSSIGRIHVTGRHRSSNRPRITVKPKPAWKEKPTWKPRPTWFKQTKKLKYATRNKLVIKPTKQPSAAGSVDCSKLGEGIYLDPTSCEHFVHCIYGGGHSYYSVKMKCPEGTLFDRDLGICNHRTNVIC; via the exons ATGAAGTTACCAGTTGCACTGCTGTTGATAGCGGGTATATCCATTACACAAGTCCAAG gaTCTAAGAAGGTATTCTGCTACTATAGCAGCTTTACACAGACCCGGCCAGGCGTTGGTGAATTCTTACCCGAAAATATCGATCCCTCTTTATGTACTCACGTCATATATGCATTCGTTGACATATCTGATGATGGTCGTAACCTGACACCTTTTAACTGGAACGACATTACACCTGGAACAg gtCTTTACGCTCGGACATTAGCACTGAAAAGAAAGAACCCCAAATTAAAGGTCCTATTGGCTGTGGGTGGCTGGATTATTGGTTCCGAGCCTTTTATACCTATGGTAGCCAGTTCTAAAAACCGCCGCATTTGGATAGAAAATGTCATCAAATATTTACGCAA AAGAGACTcgcctaag GGGCTATATACAGCTTTTGAATCTGAAGCAGAGAAGACAGGACAAGATAAATTACTGCTTACTTTAGCTACAGCTTCTGGATCATACTATATCAACAAATCTTATGAACCCCATAAAATTATCAA CTATGTCGATTATATGTTGCTGATGACCTATAACTACCATGGTCAATGGGAGAAAGTAACTGGACATCACAGTGGAATGTGGCGGCATCACAAAGATCCACCCGGAGAAAAGAGTGAACTGAACACg ATGCACAAAAGCGTGAAACATTTAAATACTCTTCATAATGAATGTGTGGTTGAACAA gcaCGTAATATTGTAAAGAATAATTTTGCTGGTGCATTCGTATGGTCTTTGGAAATGGACGATTTCAGTGGGTCTTGCAACGAGGGTAAGTCTCCATTGATGAATACAATACGAAATGTGCTGCAACCCTACGGTCCGAGCAGGGTAGAGATTTCATGGGGACAGAAGTCAAGCATTGGAAGAATACATGTTACAGGCAGACACAGAAGTTCAAATCGACCAAGAATAACTGTTAAACCGAAGCCTGCTTGGAAAGAGAAACCGACATGGAAGCCAAGACCAACATGGtttaaacaaacgaaaaaacTTAAATATGCAACACGAAACAAACTGGTGATCAAGCCTACGAAGCAGCCATCAGCAG CTGGAAGTGTCGACTGTTCTAAATTAGGCGAGGGTATTTACCTTGATCCAACATCTTGTGAACATTTCGTCCATTGCATCTATGGTGGAGGACATTCGTATTATTCAGTGAAAATGAAATGCCCAGAAGGAACGTTGTTTGACCGTGACTTAGGAATCTGCAACCATCGTACGAATGTTATATGTTGA